A stretch of the Haloarcula ordinaria genome encodes the following:
- a CDS encoding DoxX family protein, with amino-acid sequence MSYQATNPLADEFELNLDGPLAAYWLAFLRIVTGWWFFHAGVTKLIEDGLAFSYGPAYMQQMTGTALGPIPVWMGNNLAWLIAPGVPLFETGIGLALMAGAFVRLASLGGMIFMTLFWIGNAGFGHGLVNSDLMGLLLFATMLILGTGRYFGLDAIIEKLKFVKQHPRLKYILG; translated from the coding sequence ATGTCCTACCAAGCAACCAACCCACTGGCCGACGAGTTCGAGCTGAACCTGGACGGCCCGCTGGCGGCCTACTGGCTGGCCTTCCTCAGAATCGTCACCGGATGGTGGTTCTTCCACGCCGGTGTGACCAAACTCATCGAGGACGGCCTGGCGTTCAGCTACGGCCCGGCCTACATGCAGCAGATGACGGGCACCGCGCTCGGCCCCATCCCGGTCTGGATGGGCAACAACCTGGCGTGGCTCATCGCGCCCGGCGTCCCGCTGTTCGAGACGGGCATCGGCCTGGCGCTCATGGCGGGCGCGTTCGTCCGCCTGGCCTCCCTCGGCGGGATGATATTCATGACCCTGTTCTGGATCGGCAACGCCGGTTTCGGACACGGGCTCGTGAACAGCGACCTGATGGGCCTGCTGCTGTTCGCGACCATGCTCATCCTGGGCACCGGTCGCTACTTCGGGCTCGACGCCATCATCGAGAAGCTGAAGTTCGTCAAGCAGCACCCGCGCCTGAAGTACATACTCGGCTAA
- a CDS encoding HalX domain-containing protein, which translates to MLVVDGPTRAELFEHWISDGCEVLTANTIEEIRTAFEDTISVALVRNELPDEAKAEIEAQIKTTSPYCRTVVTTTEHVEVMFPGLPYDVCLPEPTTKAAVRKTVDRLMRRSWYQSLLKSYYDVTLGITNLEVGATAEELDESERYAELVAARNRLRAKLDELRSTFDSDDLRAVQRNLRPEKGFGPESSQRNERKSKRHKPDTCIGCGRTWDVGNNGSGEASYRRLGAFVWKCMECGTVQNLPDPSHRRVTKR; encoded by the coding sequence GTGCTCGTCGTCGACGGGCCGACGCGGGCCGAACTGTTCGAGCACTGGATCAGCGACGGGTGTGAGGTTCTGACGGCGAACACCATCGAGGAGATACGGACGGCGTTCGAAGACACCATCTCCGTCGCCCTGGTCCGTAACGAACTCCCCGACGAGGCGAAGGCAGAGATCGAAGCCCAGATCAAGACGACGTCGCCGTACTGCCGGACGGTCGTGACGACGACCGAGCACGTCGAGGTGATGTTCCCCGGCCTCCCGTACGACGTGTGTCTGCCCGAGCCGACGACGAAAGCAGCGGTCCGCAAGACGGTCGACCGACTGATGCGCCGGTCGTGGTACCAGTCGCTGCTCAAGTCCTACTACGACGTCACGCTCGGTATCACGAACCTGGAGGTGGGCGCGACGGCCGAGGAGTTAGACGAGTCCGAGCGCTACGCGGAGCTGGTGGCAGCCCGGAACCGCCTCCGGGCGAAACTGGACGAACTCAGGTCGACGTTCGACTCGGACGACCTCCGGGCGGTCCAGCGAAATCTGCGCCCTGAGAAGGGGTTCGGTCCCGAATCGAGCCAGCGGAACGAACGGAAGAGCAAACGGCACAAGCCGGACACGTGCATCGGTTGCGGGCGGACCTGGGACGTCGGCAACAACGGCTCCGGGGAGGCGAGCTACCGCCGCCTCGGAGCGTTCGTCTGGAAGTGCATGGAGTGTGGGACCGTCCAGAACCTCCCGGACCCGAGCCACCGTCGCGTCACCAAGCGGTGA
- a CDS encoding universal stress protein: protein MTILVAVAPDPVSEPVIDTAIRLGEGLEEELYVVHLLDEEMADAAAKQLREELRQRLADESVVATVALEYVGRSSRRNGKRIARELLELATDVDITHIVMGHRHKRLRDRLAGGTAAFAVLDTVSVPVTIVPDGTK from the coding sequence ATGACAATTCTCGTGGCCGTCGCGCCCGACCCGGTCTCCGAACCGGTCATAGACACCGCGATCAGACTCGGCGAGGGACTGGAGGAGGAACTGTACGTCGTCCACCTGCTCGACGAGGAGATGGCCGACGCGGCGGCCAAGCAACTTCGCGAGGAGCTCCGCCAGCGGCTCGCCGACGAGTCCGTGGTCGCGACGGTGGCACTGGAGTACGTCGGCCGCTCGAGCCGACGAAACGGCAAACGCATCGCCCGGGAGCTCCTGGAACTGGCGACCGACGTGGACATCACGCACATCGTGATGGGCCACAGACACAAGCGGCTCAGGGATCGGTTGGCCGGGGGGACCGCGGCCTTCGCCGTCCTGGATACGGTTTCCGTGCCGGTGACAATCGTCCCCGACGGGACCAAGTAA
- a CDS encoding DUF7319 domain-containing protein — MSDSSDERSRPAEPSDTPDADSEDVEALRRQVEEKYDFDNFGPADMADMTAEEWDVAFDPDTWITGDELLDRVDRDLRNRVATRDVFARIERHTDPPRVLAYSDEGYALVYPDGSIEGEGTVLRDVKPTVALASMDSYDVPETVPDNPLPEPEAVPEGGGELGNRMLQVIAGAQLLAGLGLILGGVLSVANVIGGPGVNVVFLFVGGLAFIAIALVLFFTVANARLSDTFRAEEYRERLRAIGLEDGERPDFVPELEPQRSGDGEETE; from the coding sequence ATGAGTGATTCCTCGGACGAGCGGTCACGACCGGCCGAGCCATCCGACACTCCCGACGCCGACTCCGAGGACGTCGAGGCGCTCCGGAGACAGGTCGAAGAGAAGTACGACTTCGACAACTTCGGCCCGGCGGACATGGCCGACATGACCGCCGAGGAGTGGGACGTCGCCTTCGACCCGGACACCTGGATTACCGGCGACGAGCTGCTGGACCGGGTCGACCGTGACCTCCGGAACCGCGTGGCGACGCGCGACGTCTTCGCCCGTATCGAGCGCCACACGGACCCGCCCCGCGTGCTCGCCTACTCCGACGAGGGCTACGCGCTCGTCTACCCGGATGGCAGTATCGAGGGTGAGGGCACGGTGCTGCGGGACGTGAAGCCGACCGTCGCGCTCGCGTCGATGGACTCCTACGACGTCCCCGAGACGGTGCCGGACAACCCGCTGCCAGAACCCGAAGCCGTCCCCGAGGGCGGCGGCGAGCTTGGCAACCGGATGCTGCAGGTCATCGCCGGCGCCCAGTTGCTGGCCGGCCTGGGCCTGATTCTCGGTGGAGTCCTCTCGGTGGCGAACGTCATCGGCGGGCCCGGCGTCAACGTGGTCTTCCTGTTCGTCGGCGGACTTGCGTTCATCGCTATCGCGCTCGTCCTCTTCTTCACGGTGGCCAACGCCAGGCTCTCGGACACCTTCCGCGCCGAGGAGTACCGTGAGCGACTGCGGGCTATCGGCCTCGAAGACGGCGAGCGACCCGACTTCGTCCCGGAGCTCGAACCCCAGCGTTCCGGCGACGGAGAGGAGACGGAGTAG
- a CDS encoding universal stress protein: protein MYQTILFPTDGSSGADAAMEHVLDLASTYGATVHVLNVVDSEAEESSMVMPDDGTGSSGMVKPDDVEEPSGMTATHDSTKRLERVGKEVVRTAAAEFEDQDIEAVTAIRRGSPYQVIVSYAEDEGIDLVVMPTHGRSGLDRYLLGSVTEKVIRTSDIPVLTVRLDGE, encoded by the coding sequence ATGTATCAGACGATTCTCTTTCCGACAGACGGGAGTTCCGGTGCCGACGCCGCGATGGAGCACGTCCTCGACCTCGCGTCGACGTACGGAGCGACAGTGCACGTCCTCAACGTTGTTGACAGCGAGGCCGAGGAGTCCTCCATGGTGATGCCCGACGACGGCACGGGGTCGTCCGGGATGGTGAAGCCGGACGACGTCGAGGAGCCGTCGGGGATGACGGCCACTCACGATTCGACCAAACGGCTCGAGCGAGTCGGCAAGGAGGTTGTCAGGACGGCGGCTGCGGAGTTCGAGGACCAGGACATCGAGGCGGTCACGGCCATCCGCCGAGGGAGCCCGTATCAGGTCATCGTCAGCTACGCCGAAGACGAAGGTATCGACCTGGTCGTGATGCCGACCCACGGCCGCAGCGGACTGGACCGGTACCTGCTCGGGAGCGTCACCGAGAAAGTCATCCGGACGTCCGACATCCCGGTGCTGACGGTGCGCTTGGACGGGGAGTGA
- a CDS encoding halocyanin domain-containing protein, translated as MNRREFVRTAGGAAGATAALSATGTAAAQEEGGGETVPDYGGFLDQVGNFDGTTVDARGQDTVTVEVGAQGNGGAFAFGPPAVHVDNGATVQFEWTGEGGGHNVVSAPDGPLDSGDAVSSAGVNYEHTFEEDGIFTYVCVPHEGLGMKGAIVVGEEYPTQTVGGGGPVEVDPHYAGVPIQPHFVGFGAGLAVVVSLVFTFFLLKYGESPHTSGGNN; from the coding sequence ATGAATAGGCGGGAATTCGTCCGGACTGCCGGGGGTGCTGCCGGCGCGACGGCAGCCCTCAGTGCGACGGGCACTGCCGCAGCCCAGGAAGAGGGTGGCGGCGAGACAGTCCCGGACTACGGCGGATTTCTCGACCAGGTCGGCAACTTCGACGGGACGACCGTCGACGCGCGCGGCCAGGACACCGTGACCGTCGAGGTCGGTGCGCAAGGAAACGGCGGCGCGTTCGCGTTCGGCCCACCCGCGGTCCACGTCGACAACGGTGCGACAGTGCAGTTCGAATGGACCGGCGAAGGCGGCGGCCACAACGTCGTCTCGGCACCCGACGGTCCCCTGGACTCGGGCGACGCGGTATCGAGTGCGGGCGTCAACTACGAGCACACCTTCGAGGAGGACGGCATCTTCACCTACGTCTGTGTCCCCCACGAGGGGCTCGGCATGAAAGGCGCCATCGTCGTCGGCGAGGAGTACCCGACCCAGACGGTCGGTGGCGGCGGCCCGGTGGAGGTCGACCCGCACTACGCTGGCGTCCCCATCCAGCCCCACTTCGTCGGTTTCGGTGCGGGGCTCGCGGTCGTCGTCTCGCTGGTGTTCACCTTCTTCCTCCTGAAGTACGGTGAGTCGCCACACACGAGCGGGGGGAACAACTGA
- a CDS encoding redoxin domain-containing protein, with the protein MLDVGDPAPDFDLDGTAGTGYGSYRLSAATNQAPVLVAFYTEDFASACTGYLEALRDTDWGALTDAIAVFGVAPGTLATHREFATDLDLPFPLLVDDPGVDAQFGVQRPDGTTRRSAFLVDQRVRVAFRWLDERDAGTTDPPDIDPILAAVDRH; encoded by the coding sequence ATGCTCGACGTCGGCGACCCTGCCCCCGATTTCGACCTCGACGGCACCGCCGGGACCGGGTACGGGTCGTATCGGCTCTCCGCGGCCACGAACCAGGCCCCGGTACTTGTCGCCTTCTACACCGAGGACTTCGCCTCGGCCTGCACCGGCTACCTCGAAGCGCTCCGGGACACCGACTGGGGCGCGCTGACCGACGCCATCGCCGTCTTCGGCGTCGCGCCGGGCACGCTCGCGACCCACCGCGAGTTCGCGACCGACCTCGACCTGCCCTTCCCGCTGCTCGTCGACGACCCGGGCGTCGACGCCCAGTTCGGCGTCCAGCGCCCCGACGGGACGACCCGACGCTCAGCGTTCCTCGTCGACCAGCGGGTCAGAGTGGCGTTCCGATGGCTCGACGAGCGCGACGCGGGCACCACCGACCCGCCCGACATCGACCCGATACTGGCCGCGGTCGACCGCCACTGA
- a CDS encoding DUF7321 family protein codes for MVSESAIATVVLAAVSLSFPCFVYGAYYIIETEPVTWDVLLHHLKFVTTGLTLTTVPMVGWMMPRLPDQLGGLSAVHAYLGLQAYALLLFGGTGIVRIFRAKREHDLYNEYDEDLLLDEIGGEQMSHWRSRLRIGVFGYVIFWMLAYVVGAARYVLRYVA; via the coding sequence ATGGTGTCCGAGAGCGCCATCGCGACAGTGGTGCTGGCTGCGGTCTCGCTCAGCTTCCCCTGTTTCGTCTACGGTGCGTACTACATCATCGAGACAGAGCCGGTCACGTGGGATGTCCTGCTGCACCACCTGAAGTTCGTGACCACCGGACTGACCCTGACGACGGTGCCGATGGTGGGCTGGATGATGCCACGGCTCCCGGACCAGCTCGGTGGCCTCTCGGCGGTCCACGCCTATCTGGGCCTGCAGGCCTACGCTCTGCTCCTGTTTGGGGGTACCGGCATCGTCCGCATCTTCCGGGCCAAACGGGAACACGACCTCTACAACGAGTACGACGAGGACCTCCTGCTGGACGAGATCGGCGGCGAACAGATGAGCCACTGGCGCTCGCGGCTCCGCATCGGCGTCTTCGGCTACGTCATCTTCTGGATGCTGGCCTACGTCGTCGGTGCCGCGCGGTACGTGCTCCGGTACGTCGCCTGA
- the nth gene encoding endonuclease III, which yields MGTPLETREAQAAEVVDRLHEEYPDSTISLNYSNRLELLVAVVLSAQCTDERVNEVTETLFETYQTPADYANASEEQLAEEIYGITFHNNKGGYLQGIGEQIVAEHDGEVPDTMSALTDLPGVGRKTANVVLQHGHDIVEGIVVDTHVQRLSRRLGLTEEERPEAIEQDLLDVVPEDEWQQFTHLLIDHGRAVCGARSADCDACVLADICPSAKGDSDVDLASGEPWS from the coding sequence ATGGGCACGCCGCTGGAGACACGCGAGGCACAGGCCGCGGAAGTCGTCGACCGCCTCCACGAGGAGTACCCGGACTCGACCATCTCGCTGAACTACTCGAACCGCCTGGAACTGCTCGTCGCAGTCGTCCTCTCTGCGCAGTGTACCGATGAGCGCGTCAACGAGGTCACCGAAACCCTCTTCGAGACGTACCAGACCCCGGCAGACTACGCGAACGCGAGCGAGGAACAGCTCGCCGAGGAAATCTACGGCATCACGTTCCACAACAACAAGGGCGGCTATCTGCAGGGCATCGGCGAGCAAATCGTCGCGGAACACGACGGCGAGGTGCCCGACACGATGTCAGCACTCACGGACCTGCCAGGCGTGGGCCGGAAGACGGCCAACGTCGTCCTCCAGCACGGCCACGACATCGTCGAGGGCATCGTCGTCGACACGCACGTCCAGCGCCTCTCCCGACGCCTGGGTTTGACCGAGGAAGAACGGCCCGAGGCCATCGAACAGGACCTTCTGGACGTCGTCCCCGAGGACGAGTGGCAGCAGTTCACCCACCTGCTCATCGACCACGGCCGGGCCGTCTGTGGGGCGCGGTCGGCCGACTGCGATGCGTGTGTGCTGGCAGATATCTGCCCGTCGGCCAAGGGAGACAGCGACGTCGACCTTGCGAGCGGCGAGCCCTGGTCCTGA
- a CDS encoding DMT family transporter: MSGPRIDPRAGLVVAVLAVSTSAILVRWSNAPPVVAACYRVLLTMVMLAPVALSRYGESFATLSRRDLLAAGATGVALAVHFAAWFESLSWTSVAASVTLVQCQPLFVAVGAWALLDERVTRGTTVGILVAVGGIVVLSLGDFLGGAAVGPRPLYGNALAIVGGVMAAAYVLAGRSLRQRFPLVPYVTVVYGVAGVCLFALVLVSDVPVGGYPPREWGLFLAMAVGPGIFGHTVLNWALAHVESSLVSVSLLGEPLGSALLALVLLAEVPGPWTVVGGAVILAGIVITARSRPDPQPA, from the coding sequence GTGAGCGGCCCGCGAATCGACCCCAGAGCGGGTCTCGTGGTCGCCGTCCTCGCGGTCAGCACCAGTGCCATCCTCGTCCGGTGGAGCAACGCCCCGCCGGTCGTCGCGGCCTGTTACCGCGTCCTGCTGACGATGGTGATGCTCGCGCCGGTGGCGCTCTCGCGCTACGGCGAGTCCTTCGCGACCCTCTCCCGGCGGGACCTGCTGGCCGCCGGTGCGACCGGCGTCGCGCTCGCCGTCCACTTCGCGGCGTGGTTCGAGAGCCTCTCGTGGACGAGTGTCGCCGCGTCCGTCACGCTCGTGCAGTGTCAGCCGCTGTTCGTCGCGGTGGGTGCCTGGGCGCTGCTCGACGAACGTGTCACCCGTGGGACGACCGTCGGTATCCTCGTGGCCGTCGGGGGCATCGTCGTCCTCTCGCTGGGCGACTTCCTCGGCGGCGCCGCGGTCGGACCCCGGCCGCTCTACGGGAACGCGCTGGCAATCGTCGGTGGCGTGATGGCCGCCGCGTACGTGCTGGCCGGCCGGTCGCTCAGGCAGCGCTTCCCGCTGGTTCCGTACGTGACGGTGGTCTACGGCGTCGCCGGCGTGTGCCTGTTCGCGCTCGTGCTCGTCTCGGACGTGCCCGTCGGCGGCTACCCGCCCCGCGAGTGGGGGCTCTTCCTCGCGATGGCCGTCGGCCCCGGCATCTTCGGGCACACGGTCCTCAACTGGGCGCTGGCCCACGTCGAGTCCAGTCTCGTCAGCGTCTCGCTGCTCGGCGAACCGCTGGGCAGTGCCCTGCTCGCACTCGTCTTGCTCGCGGAAGTGCCGGGTCCGTGGACCGTCGTCGGCGGTGCGGTCATCCTCGCCGGCATCGTCATCACGGCACGAAGCCGTCCGGACCCACAGCCCGCCTGA
- a CDS encoding RIO1 family regulatory kinase/ATPase — MAFRRFLRGSVPWEHLEGVTRAVMERYDEPSARVTFLDADNWLSTPFVVNDRWFVKVITQQNSLVHGLLTRGRNLGAFSSGTEGFFEHFGTPYEMAQHELAATERMRDLGIDAPEPVEAFEYEGMGVLVLSYLRDFETLDDLPRESIERHTPTVFRDLHRMHEHGLAHGDFRCENVLVADDEVYFIDATSVREDAIADARAYDLACALGALEPLVGAPLAVDAASAVYDASELLAAEEFLDFVNLRPDHDFDAAAIRGAVEKRALDNDVV; from the coding sequence ATGGCGTTCCGACGGTTCCTGCGCGGGTCGGTCCCCTGGGAGCACCTGGAGGGCGTGACGCGGGCGGTGATGGAGCGGTACGACGAGCCGTCGGCCCGGGTGACCTTCCTGGACGCGGACAACTGGCTCTCGACGCCGTTCGTCGTCAACGACCGCTGGTTCGTGAAGGTCATCACCCAGCAGAACTCGCTGGTCCACGGCCTCCTGACCAGAGGCCGGAACCTCGGAGCCTTCTCCTCGGGGACCGAGGGCTTCTTCGAGCACTTCGGGACTCCATACGAGATGGCCCAGCACGAGCTCGCGGCCACCGAACGGATGCGCGACCTGGGAATCGATGCACCCGAACCCGTCGAGGCGTTCGAGTACGAGGGGATGGGCGTGCTCGTGCTCTCGTATCTGCGCGACTTCGAGACGCTCGACGACCTGCCCCGCGAGAGTATCGAGCGCCACACCCCCACGGTGTTTCGCGACCTCCACCGGATGCACGAGCACGGGCTGGCCCACGGCGACTTCCGGTGTGAGAACGTCCTGGTGGCCGACGACGAGGTGTACTTCATCGATGCCACGAGTGTCCGCGAGGACGCGATCGCCGACGCTCGCGCGTACGACCTCGCGTGTGCGCTCGGCGCACTGGAACCGCTCGTCGGCGCACCGCTGGCCGTCGACGCAGCCAGTGCCGTCTACGACGCGTCGGAACTGCTCGCCGCCGAGGAGTTCCTCGACTTCGTCAACCTCAGACCGGACCACGACTTCGACGCCGCCGCGATTCGGGGAGCCGTCGAGAAGCGAGCGCTCGACAACGACGTCGTGTGA
- a CDS encoding FAD-dependent oxidoreductase, whose translation MTDVLVVGGGAAGLSAALFTAKNGLDTVVYDTDGTWLHKAHLFNYLGIESEDGTKFVEDAREQVESFGADLREAEVTAVEATDDGFTATTEEGEASASYLVLATGAKRDLAEDLGCAMTDEGVVDVDVSMETSVDEAYATGAMVRAEEWQAIISAGDGAAAALNVLSKEKGEHFHDFDTPDDAE comes from the coding sequence ATGACAGACGTACTCGTCGTCGGCGGCGGCGCCGCCGGCCTCAGCGCAGCACTGTTCACCGCCAAGAACGGTCTCGACACTGTCGTCTACGACACAGATGGGACGTGGCTCCACAAGGCGCACCTGTTCAACTACCTCGGTATCGAATCCGAAGACGGCACCAAGTTCGTCGAGGACGCCCGCGAACAGGTCGAGTCGTTCGGTGCCGACCTCCGCGAGGCGGAAGTCACCGCTGTCGAGGCTACCGACGACGGGTTCACCGCGACGACCGAGGAGGGCGAGGCCTCCGCGTCGTACCTCGTCCTCGCGACCGGCGCGAAGCGCGACCTGGCCGAAGACCTGGGCTGTGCGATGACCGACGAGGGCGTCGTCGACGTGGACGTCTCGATGGAGACCAGCGTCGACGAGGCGTACGCGACGGGCGCGATGGTCCGCGCCGAGGAGTGGCAGGCCATCATCTCGGCGGGTGACGGCGCTGCGGCCGCGTTGAACGTCCTCTCGAAGGAGAAGGGCGAGCACTTCCACGACTTCGACACGCCGGACGACGCAGAGTGA
- a CDS encoding RtcB family protein produces the protein MPIELVGEYTTARVMVDDESLLESECRAQIQSLIDHPAFTEPVRIMPDTHWGAGAPIGFTMPLGDRIVPNVVGVDVGCGMVATNLGDELPLSDPERERRVREAVPMGRSVHDYDDAPHLVDEFPFERANRVFERFDDAFEARFGKRIDPLEFDFDGYDGEYFESLCTRVLADQRQGMGHVIQSAGTLGGGNHFVEFARARDTGEYWLVIHSGSRYLGKSVAEYWQSNATDRRAVGAIREAVPDKYAEFLRFDPETVSDRDLYEWVTGGKGESHIRKDRLRRSLDGENIEDAFDALGSLGPHVGDGDERDTDLDWLEGREAHGYYVDMLFAQQYARWNRELMSDAVCAALGVEPVDRFQSVHNYVDFRDLTIRKGATPAREGQRLVVPFNMAAGSVIARGKGNDDYHQTAPHGAGRVMSRGRAHDVVDMDDFAEAMAGVYSESVVEAVRDEAPMAYKDADVIRAALEPTAEVVERLDPVHNLKATS, from the coding sequence ATGCCCATCGAACTGGTCGGCGAGTACACCACCGCCCGCGTGATGGTGGACGACGAGTCGCTCCTGGAGTCGGAGTGCCGCGCGCAGATACAGTCGCTCATCGACCACCCGGCGTTCACCGAGCCGGTCCGAATCATGCCGGACACCCACTGGGGCGCGGGCGCACCCATCGGGTTCACGATGCCGCTGGGCGACCGCATCGTCCCGAACGTCGTCGGCGTCGACGTCGGGTGTGGCATGGTCGCGACGAACCTCGGCGACGAGTTGCCACTCTCGGACCCCGAGCGAGAGCGTCGTGTGCGCGAGGCAGTCCCGATGGGGCGCTCGGTCCACGACTACGACGACGCACCACATCTGGTCGACGAGTTCCCATTCGAGCGCGCCAACAGGGTCTTCGAGCGGTTCGACGACGCCTTCGAGGCGCGGTTCGGCAAGCGTATCGACCCCCTGGAGTTCGACTTCGACGGCTACGACGGCGAGTACTTCGAGTCGCTCTGCACTCGCGTGCTGGCCGACCAGCGCCAGGGCATGGGCCACGTCATCCAGAGCGCGGGGACGCTGGGCGGGGGCAACCATTTCGTCGAGTTCGCCCGTGCGCGCGATACCGGCGAGTACTGGCTCGTCATCCACAGCGGCTCCCGGTACTTGGGCAAGTCCGTCGCGGAGTACTGGCAATCGAACGCGACCGACAGGAGAGCGGTCGGGGCCATCCGGGAGGCGGTTCCCGACAAGTACGCCGAGTTCCTCCGGTTCGACCCCGAGACGGTGAGCGACCGCGACCTCTACGAGTGGGTCACCGGCGGGAAGGGCGAATCCCACATCAGGAAGGACCGCTTGCGCCGGTCGCTCGACGGCGAGAACATCGAGGACGCCTTCGACGCACTTGGGTCGCTGGGGCCCCACGTCGGCGACGGCGACGAGCGGGACACCGACCTTGACTGGCTGGAAGGGCGGGAGGCCCACGGCTACTACGTCGACATGCTGTTCGCCCAGCAGTACGCGCGCTGGAACCGCGAACTGATGAGCGACGCCGTCTGTGCGGCGCTGGGCGTCGAACCCGTCGACCGGTTCCAGAGTGTCCACAACTACGTCGACTTCCGGGACCTGACGATTCGGAAGGGCGCGACGCCCGCACGCGAGGGACAGCGGCTGGTCGTGCCGTTCAACATGGCCGCGGGGTCGGTCATCGCTCGCGGGAAGGGCAACGACGACTACCATCAGACGGCGCCACACGGTGCTGGTCGGGTCATGAGTCGCGGCCGGGCCCACGACGTCGTCGACATGGACGACTTCGCCGAGGCCATGGCCGGCGTCTACTCCGAGTCCGTCGTCGAAGCCGTTCGCGACGAGGCCCCGATGGCGTACAAGGACGCCGACGTCATCCGAGCAGCGCTCGAACCCACCGCGGAGGTCGTCGAACGGCTGGATCCGGTCCACAACCTGAAGGCCACGTCCTGA
- a CDS encoding acyl-CoA dehydrogenase family protein, with amino-acid sequence MDFTLPDEHRMIRDSVREFCENEIAPIAQDIEDEHRFPAEIFDQLADLDMMGVPIGEEWGGLGSDTLTYALVAEELGRVSGSVGLSYVAHTSLGSKPIELFGTDEQRERWLRPLATGQTLGAWALTEPGSGSDASDMDTRAKRDGDEYVIDGTKQFITNASVAGSVLVKAVTDPGAGYDGISTFIVSPEDDGWEVTTEWEKMGLNASPTCELQFTDCRVPADRLLGQEGEGWDQTLKTLNGGRISIAALSVGLAQGAFDAAREYATEREQFDRPISKFDAIRDKLVEMDRKIERARLLTHKAATMYDDGEDSAGPKGQRGGGDAASLTRMSSLAKLDASEICREVAEDAVQVLGGYGYTTDFAPQRFYRDAKLMEIGEGTSEIQRLVLGRELGL; translated from the coding sequence ATGGACTTCACGCTCCCCGACGAACACCGGATGATCCGGGATTCGGTCCGCGAGTTCTGCGAGAACGAGATCGCACCCATCGCACAGGACATCGAGGACGAGCACCGGTTCCCGGCCGAGATTTTCGATCAGCTGGCCGACCTCGACATGATGGGCGTCCCTATCGGCGAGGAGTGGGGCGGTCTTGGTTCGGATACGTTGACCTACGCACTGGTCGCCGAGGAGCTGGGACGTGTCTCGGGCAGCGTCGGGCTCTCCTATGTCGCCCACACGTCGCTGGGGTCGAAACCCATCGAACTGTTCGGGACCGACGAGCAACGCGAGCGGTGGCTCCGCCCGCTTGCCACCGGCCAGACGCTCGGTGCCTGGGCGCTGACCGAACCCGGCAGCGGGAGCGACGCCAGCGACATGGACACGCGAGCGAAGCGCGACGGTGACGAGTACGTCATCGACGGCACCAAGCAGTTCATCACCAACGCCTCGGTGGCGGGGTCCGTGCTCGTGAAGGCCGTCACCGACCCCGGCGCCGGGTACGACGGCATCTCGACGTTCATCGTGTCGCCGGAGGACGACGGCTGGGAGGTCACCACCGAGTGGGAGAAGATGGGACTGAACGCCTCACCGACCTGCGAACTCCAGTTCACGGACTGTCGGGTCCCTGCCGACCGACTGCTCGGCCAGGAAGGCGAGGGCTGGGACCAGACACTCAAGACGCTCAACGGCGGTCGCATCTCCATCGCCGCGCTCTCGGTCGGGCTCGCACAGGGCGCCTTCGACGCCGCCAGGGAGTACGCCACGGAGCGCGAGCAGTTCGACCGCCCCATCTCGAAGTTCGACGCGATTCGCGACAAGCTGGTCGAGATGGACCGCAAGATAGAGCGCGCTCGCCTGCTGACCCACAAGGCCGCGACGATGTACGACGACGGGGAGGACAGCGCTGGGCCGAAGGGCCAGCGAGGCGGCGGCGACGCCGCCAGCCTGACTCGCATGTCGTCGCTGGCGAAGCTCGACGCCAGCGAGATCTGTCGCGAGGTCGCCGAGGACGCCGTCCAGGTACTCGGCGGCTACGGCTACACCACGGACTTCGCGCCCCAGCGGTTCTACCGGGACGCGAAGCTGATGGAGATCGGCGAGGGAACCAGCGAGATACAGCGACTGGTGCTCGGCCGGGAACTCGGCCTGTAG